From a single Rutidosis leptorrhynchoides isolate AG116_Rl617_1_P2 chromosome 5, CSIRO_AGI_Rlap_v1, whole genome shotgun sequence genomic region:
- the LOC139850695 gene encoding dof zinc finger protein DOF5.7-like, with product MMSSYISSKQAKKYENQSLKTSSSLKPPEQTLKCPRCDSTNTKFCYYNNYNLTQPRHFCKACRRYWTKGGALRNIPIGGGCRKNKKTKSCTSRTFITGSSVSSSENSSGINFLNAGIINYPPRINQFSTSYGDQVNTTNLPFMNLDHSLGFHHHHHNNNNNQEIGFTYTNLHQNASLTSSIESLSSLNQDLHWKLQQQRLSSMFFGGARDHDQQRRKDTTNLQPILFQNLEISKGKDGSSIAGDGGLATEWYFDNNYAQMNANLNPTTPGNDQNISNNNWNVIQGWNHMNQYSALP from the coding sequence ATGATGTCTAGCTACATATCATCAAAACAAGCTAAAAAATATGAAAACCAAAGCCTAAAAACATCATCTTCACTAAAGCCACCAGAACAAACCCTAAAATGTCCAAGATGTGATTCCACCAATACAAAATTTTGCTACTACAATAATTACAATCTCACTCAACCTAGACACTTTTGCAAGGCTTGTAGAAGGTATTGGACTAAGGGTGGTGCCTTAAGAAACATCCCAATTGGCGGTGGCTGtagaaaaaacaagaaaacaaaatcttgtacTTCAAGGACGTTCATAACTGGATCATCAGTTTCATCATCAGAAAATAGTAGTGGGATTAATTTCTTAAATGCTGGTATCATTAACTACCCACCTAGAATTAACCAATTCTCAACTTCATATGGTGATCAGGTTAATACTACCAATCTTCCATTTATGAATCTTGATCATTCGTTagggtttcatcatcatcatcataacaataacaataatcaggaAATAGGATTTACATACACAAATCTTCATCAAAATGCAAGCTTGACATCTTCAATAGAGTCTTTGAGTAGTTTAAACCAAGATTTACATTGGAAGCTACAACAGCAACGATTATCATCCATGTTTTTCGGTGGGGCCAGAGATCATGATCAGCAACGACGAAAGGATACAACTAATTTACAACCTATTTTGTTTCAGAACCTTGAGATTTCAAAAGGAAAAGATGGTAGCAGTATTGCAGGTGATGGTGGTTTGGCGACTGAGTGGTACTTCGACAACAATTACGCTCAGATGAATGCCAATTTGAATCCGACTACACCAGGAAATGATCAGAACATAAGCAATAACAACTGGAATGTGATTCAAGGGTGGAATCACATGAATCAGTACAGTGCACTTCCTTAG